A genomic segment from Pseudosulfitobacter sp. DSM 107133 encodes:
- a CDS encoding transglutaminase family protein yields the protein MEYDIRLTLTHSYHLPAGNGRHVVRVVPRALGQRQRLKLSMLTIDPPPSEQFDSVDFFGNQTTTFVHADAHSKMVISMACRVAVGQPEPLPDAAVNAAQLAGELADLRDLGPLSPMHFLGPSPRLVSDPEIAAFARSIRRDGDSVAATVMRLGEALHGIMTFDATATTVDSNPVDAFQLKRGVCQDYSHIMILALRALNIPAGYVSGYLRTLPPKGGTRLEGADAMHAWVKAWCGAAPGWVEYDPTNRCVVGTDHIVVGYGRDYADVSPDIGHLRSAGNQTTAQAVDVKVAG from the coding sequence ATGGAATATGACATCCGCCTGACATTGACCCACAGCTATCATCTGCCTGCGGGCAACGGGCGGCATGTGGTGCGCGTGGTGCCGCGCGCGCTGGGCCAGCGCCAGCGGTTGAAGCTGTCGATGCTGACCATCGACCCGCCTCCGTCCGAGCAATTCGACAGTGTCGATTTCTTTGGCAACCAGACCACCACCTTTGTCCACGCGGATGCGCACAGCAAAATGGTGATTTCCATGGCCTGCCGTGTCGCGGTTGGCCAACCGGAGCCCTTACCAGACGCGGCTGTAAACGCGGCGCAACTGGCTGGCGAACTGGCAGATCTGCGCGATCTGGGGCCGTTGTCACCGATGCATTTTCTGGGGCCGTCTCCGCGTCTGGTGTCCGATCCCGAAATCGCGGCGTTCGCCCGCAGCATCCGGCGCGACGGCGACAGCGTGGCCGCAACGGTCATGCGGCTGGGCGAGGCGCTGCACGGGATCATGACCTTTGACGCCACCGCCACCACCGTGGACAGCAATCCGGTCGATGCGTTCCAGCTCAAACGCGGGGTCTGTCAGGACTATAGCCACATCATGATCCTGGCCCTGCGCGCGCTGAACATTCCCGCAGGCTATGTCAGCGGCTATCTGCGCACCTTGCCACCCAAGGGGGGCACCCGTCTGGAAGGGGCCGACGCCATGCACGCCTGGGTCAAGGCGTGGTGCGGTGCCGCGCCGGGCTGGGTCGAATACGACCCCACCAACCGCTGCGTTGTGGGCACCGATCATATCGTTGTGGGCTACGGGCGCGATTATGCGGACGTCAGCCCGGATATCGGCCATCTGCGCTCGGCGGGGAACCAGACCACCGCGCAGGCGGTTGATGTCAAAGTGGCGGGCTAG
- a CDS encoding putative zinc-binding metallopeptidase, with the protein MRIYACPTCNATAYFANRQCTCGSPLVYDPEQDRFVAGAQGCANRARIGCNWRVESPDTGLCRSCAMTEVVPDIKQGANLTLWTRAEASNRWVLATLGRWGWFTDADTGSPPRFHLLSEVTAKGRANVVMGHQNGLVTINLAEADPIEEIRRREALSERLRTMTGHFRHEIAHFLFERLAASRPGFLSQFTQVFGDPQADYGAALKRHYANGAPADWNSRFISPYASAHAHEDWAETSAHVMHLTDMLDSAVEAGLTLPMLNNLKYDAYAETDARALIKTAAAYGLALNHVNRSIGHHDIYPFVHSPVVLDKMVKAHGWLCGAGA; encoded by the coding sequence ATGCGGATTTATGCCTGCCCGACCTGCAACGCCACGGCGTATTTTGCGAACCGCCAATGTACCTGCGGCAGCCCGCTGGTCTATGATCCTGAGCAGGACCGCTTTGTCGCGGGCGCGCAAGGCTGCGCCAACCGTGCGCGGATTGGCTGCAACTGGCGGGTTGAAAGTCCCGACACCGGCCTGTGCCGGTCCTGCGCCATGACCGAAGTGGTGCCGGACATCAAGCAGGGGGCCAATCTGACCCTATGGACGCGCGCCGAGGCTTCAAATCGCTGGGTGCTGGCAACGCTGGGCCGCTGGGGCTGGTTTACGGATGCCGACACAGGGTCGCCCCCGCGCTTTCACCTGCTTTCCGAAGTCACCGCCAAAGGGCGCGCCAATGTGGTGATGGGCCATCAGAACGGTCTGGTCACCATCAACCTTGCCGAAGCCGACCCGATCGAGGAAATTCGCCGTCGCGAGGCGCTGAGCGAACGGCTGCGCACCATGACAGGGCATTTCCGCCACGAGATTGCCCATTTCCTGTTTGAACGTCTGGCCGCCAGCCGCCCCGGTTTTCTCTCGCAGTTCACGCAGGTCTTTGGCGATCCGCAAGCCGATTACGGTGCCGCGTTGAAACGCCATTATGCCAACGGGGCACCAGCGGACTGGAACAGCCGTTTTATCAGCCCTTATGCCTCGGCCCACGCGCATGAGGATTGGGCGGAAACCTCGGCGCATGTGATGCACCTGACCGATATGCTGGACAGCGCTGTCGAGGCGGGGCTGACGCTGCCAATGCTGAACAATCTGAAATACGACGCCTATGCCGAAACCGATGCCCGCGCCCTGATCAAAACGGCGGCGGCCTATGGTCTGGCGCTGAACCATGTGAACCGCTCGATCGGGCACCATGACATCTATCCCTTTGTCCACAGCCCTGTGGTGCTGGACAAGATGGTCAAGGCGCATGGCTGGCTGTGCGGGGCAGGTGCTTAG
- a CDS encoding DUF1513 domain-containing protein, whose translation MANRRQFLAGLLASGLAPVPTWADAGSPAYLSAARLPDDSYVLTGLDRKGAERFRIPLPARGHAAAAHPSRPVAVAFARRPGRFALVLDCRDGTVLARLDSPEGRHFYGHGSFDASGQYLFTTENDYDAGEGRIGVWDVAAGYTRIGEFASGGIGPHDMKLLPQGGFVVANGGIDTHPDSGRLKLNLPTMQPNLAYLSEDGDLLDMVESPHHHASTRHLAVRADGLVAVGMQWQGDVARSPALVGLHRRGEALRLLGDASALEGYVGSIAFSGNGAQVAITSPRGGTLEVFDAGSGAMVQRLAEQDVCGVVAARDGLLATTGLGRVIHADSTTQLLRTAQLAYDNHLIEIAPIG comes from the coding sequence ATGGCCAACCGCCGCCAGTTCCTTGCAGGGCTTCTGGCCTCGGGCCTTGCCCCCGTGCCCACATGGGCCGACGCGGGCAGTCCGGCCTACCTGTCGGCGGCGCGTCTGCCCGATGACAGCTATGTGCTGACCGGTCTGGACCGAAAGGGTGCCGAACGCTTCCGCATTCCGCTGCCCGCCCGTGGCCATGCCGCTGCCGCGCACCCGTCCCGCCCCGTCGCCGTGGCCTTTGCCCGCAGACCGGGGCGTTTTGCGCTGGTGCTTGATTGCCGCGATGGTACGGTGCTGGCGCGACTGGACAGCCCCGAGGGGCGGCATTTCTATGGCCACGGCAGCTTTGACGCCAGCGGTCAGTATCTGTTCACCACCGAAAACGACTATGACGCAGGCGAAGGGCGCATTGGCGTCTGGGACGTGGCCGCGGGATATACCCGCATTGGCGAGTTTGCCTCGGGCGGGATCGGCCCGCATGACATGAAACTGCTGCCACAGGGCGGTTTTGTCGTGGCCAACGGCGGCATCGACACCCATCCCGACAGCGGACGGCTGAAGCTGAACCTGCCCACGATGCAGCCCAATCTGGCCTATCTGTCCGAAGACGGCGACCTGCTGGACATGGTTGAATCGCCCCACCACCACGCCTCGACCCGCCATCTGGCGGTGCGGGCGGACGGGCTGGTGGCCGTGGGGATGCAATGGCAGGGCGACGTGGCGCGGTCGCCTGCGCTGGTGGGCCTGCACCGGCGTGGCGAGGCTTTGCGCCTGCTGGGCGATGCCTCGGCGCTTGAGGGCTACGTTGGCAGCATCGCCTTTTCGGGCAATGGCGCGCAGGTGGCGATCACCTCGCCACGGGGCGGCACGCTTGAGGTTTTTGACGCAGGCAGCGGCGCAATGGTGCAGCGGCTGGCCGAACAGGACGTCTGTGGCGTGGTCGCGGCCAGGGACGGGTTGCTGGCAACGACCGGGCTGGGCCGTGTGATCCATGCCGACAGCACCACGCAACTGCTGCGAACGGCGCAGCTGGCCTATGACAACCACCTGATCGAGATTGCCCCGATAGGATAG
- a CDS encoding imelysin family protein, protein MRLAILFALLPLSAMADARVDAALDHSILPGFARLSAATAALAAAEDCAPVEAWAQASDAWQAVAHLRFGPTEVDNRGFALAYWPDPRGATPKALNTLLSDKAPAVADASVAGRGFYAMEFLLFDPAYPPSDARCALVHALAQDANATAIAITQDWNDRYAPLLRDPTNATYQSNAEALQELYKALQTGLEFDSDTRIGRPLGTYDRPRATRAEMRRSGRSLNNVVVSLTSLQQLARALSSEDAALTAEIDAAFDVAFARAEEIAQIDGGADFSLVEQPQSRLKLEVLQQNIDSIRDLLAMKLGPQLGVSAGFNSLDGD, encoded by the coding sequence ATGCGTCTTGCCATCCTCTTTGCCCTGCTGCCACTTTCGGCGATGGCCGATGCGCGGGTCGATGCCGCGCTTGACCACAGCATTCTGCCGGGGTTTGCGCGTCTCAGCGCGGCCACGGCGGCCCTTGCGGCTGCCGAAGATTGCGCCCCTGTCGAGGCCTGGGCGCAGGCTTCGGATGCCTGGCAGGCGGTGGCGCATCTGCGCTTTGGTCCGACCGAGGTGGACAATCGCGGTTTCGCGCTGGCCTATTGGCCCGACCCCCGCGGAGCCACGCCCAAGGCGCTGAACACATTGCTGTCAGACAAGGCCCCTGCTGTGGCGGATGCCTCTGTTGCGGGGCGCGGGTTTTATGCGATGGAATTCCTGCTGTTCGATCCCGCCTATCCGCCAAGCGATGCGCGCTGTGCGCTGGTGCATGCGCTGGCACAGGATGCGAACGCCACAGCCATCGCCATCACACAGGACTGGAACGACCGTTACGCCCCCCTGCTACGCGATCCCACCAACGCAACCTATCAATCCAACGCCGAAGCCTTGCAAGAGCTGTACAAAGCCCTGCAAACGGGGCTGGAATTCGATTCAGACACCCGCATCGGCCGCCCGCTTGGCACATATGATCGCCCCCGCGCCACCCGCGCCGAAATGCGCCGCTCGGGCCGGTCGCTGAACAATGTGGTGGTGTCGCTGACCAGCCTGCAACAGCTGGCCCGCGCGCTGTCATCGGAGGATGCCGCGCTGACAGCCGAGATTGACGCGGCCTTTGACGTGGCCTTTGCCCGTGCGGAAGAGATTGCGCAGATCGACGGGGGCGCTGATTTCAGCCTTGTGGAGCAGCCGCAAAGCCGTCTGAAACTGGAAGTGCTGCAACAAAACATCGACAGCATCCGCGACCTGCTGGCAATGAAGCTGGGGCCGCAGCTGGGCGTCAGCGCGGGTTTCAACTCGTTGGACGGAGACTGA
- a CDS encoding di-heme oxidoredictase family protein, which translates to MISQVGAHPDPYAAITADPHLDAIPRTDAEAARIAKVLAPPRDFNAPQKFEDLPGGAATVRVKPNADAFSQPSANLGFEEELDFKVGNGLFRKIWVSAPSSTLASDGLGPLYNARSCQRCHLKDGRGHPPGPDAENAVSMFLRISIPDDSAKIADIQDYLGTAPDPTYGTQLQDFALPGIAAEYRLQIAYADLPVTFADGTTVMLRDPTYTAADLGYGPLHPQAMLSPRVAPQMIGLGLLEAIPAADILAHADPDDADGDGISGRPNIVWSAEFDRPMLGRFGLKAGAPTIMQQSAGAFAGDIGISNPLFTDPFGECSTIQDACRKAPHGDKDVRGYEIDQEGLDLVVFYSRNLGVPARRNVDDPQVLHGKQVFYDAGCASCHQPSFVTSRLNDRPEQSFQLIWPHTDMLLHDMGPGLADNRPEAVASGTEWRTAPLWGIGLTQQVSGHTQFLHDGRARSLMEAILWHGGEAGPARERVLAMPKPDRDALVSYLESL; encoded by the coding sequence ATGATCTCGCAGGTGGGCGCACATCCCGATCCATATGCAGCCATCACCGCCGATCCGCACCTTGATGCGATCCCGCGCACCGACGCCGAAGCCGCGCGCATCGCAAAAGTGCTTGCGCCGCCGCGTGATTTCAACGCTCCGCAAAAATTCGAAGACCTGCCAGGCGGCGCGGCCACCGTGCGCGTCAAACCCAACGCCGATGCGTTCTCTCAGCCCTCAGCAAACCTCGGCTTCGAGGAAGAGCTGGATTTCAAGGTTGGCAACGGGCTGTTCCGCAAGATCTGGGTGTCGGCACCATCGTCGACACTGGCATCCGACGGGCTGGGGCCGCTTTACAACGCGCGTTCGTGCCAGCGCTGCCATCTGAAAGACGGGCGTGGACACCCGCCGGGGCCGGATGCCGAAAACGCGGTGTCGATGTTCCTGCGCATCTCGATCCCGGACGATTCGGCAAAAATCGCGGACATTCAGGATTATCTGGGCACCGCCCCCGACCCGACCTATGGCACGCAGTTGCAGGACTTTGCCCTGCCCGGCATAGCTGCCGAATACCGTTTGCAGATCGCGTATGCCGACCTGCCGGTGACCTTTGCAGATGGCACCACCGTGATGCTGCGCGATCCGACCTATACCGCCGCCGATCTGGGCTATGGCCCGCTGCATCCGCAGGCGATGCTGTCGCCGCGCGTGGCACCGCAGATGATCGGTCTGGGCCTGCTTGAAGCGATCCCAGCGGCTGACATTCTTGCACATGCCGATCCTGACGACGCCGACGGTGACGGCATTTCGGGCCGTCCCAACATTGTGTGGTCCGCCGAATTCGACCGCCCGATGCTGGGCCGCTTTGGCCTGAAGGCCGGCGCGCCCACGATCATGCAGCAAAGCGCAGGGGCCTTTGCCGGTGACATCGGCATTTCCAACCCGCTGTTCACCGATCCCTTTGGCGAATGTTCCACCATTCAAGATGCCTGTCGCAAGGCCCCCCATGGCGACAAAGACGTGCGCGGCTACGAGATCGACCAGGAGGGGCTGGACCTTGTGGTGTTCTATTCGCGCAATCTGGGTGTGCCTGCGCGGCGCAATGTGGACGACCCGCAGGTGTTGCATGGCAAGCAGGTGTTTTACGACGCGGGCTGTGCCAGCTGTCACCAGCCGTCATTCGTCACCAGCCGTCTGAACGACCGCCCAGAGCAAAGCTTTCAACTGATCTGGCCCCATACCGATATGTTGCTGCACGACATGGGCCCCGGTCTGGCCGACAACCGCCCCGAAGCGGTGGCCAGCGGCACCGAATGGCGCACAGCGCCGCTGTGGGGGATCGGTTTGACGCAACAGGTGTCGGGGCATACGCAGTTCCTGCATGACGGGCGCGCACGCTCGCTGATGGAAGCGATCCTGTGGCACGGCGGCGAAGCCGGACCTGCGCGTGAACGCGTGCTGGCCATGCCCAAACCCGACCGCGATGCCCTTGTGTCCTATCTGGAGAGCCTGTGA
- a CDS encoding DNA starvation/stationary phase protection protein: MGQPVSEISTSAREAIAEALNQAVAETAVATMLAQNFHWNVKGMAFGPLHALFQTMYEDHFVAQDDLAERIRALDCHAEGQLAGMLKRSKIAEQDGHQSDKEMIKLLLDAQEQLSATLSGLEHVSSENGDTLTEDLAIERGRVHEKFAWMLRSHLA, encoded by the coding sequence ATGGGACAACCCGTATCAGAAATCAGCACAAGCGCCCGCGAAGCCATTGCCGAAGCGCTGAATCAGGCCGTGGCCGAAACCGCCGTGGCCACCATGCTGGCGCAGAACTTTCACTGGAATGTCAAAGGCATGGCTTTCGGTCCGCTGCACGCGCTGTTTCAGACCATGTACGAAGATCATTTCGTGGCGCAAGACGATCTGGCCGAACGCATCCGCGCGCTGGATTGCCACGCCGAAGGGCAGCTGGCAGGCATGTTGAAACGCTCGAAAATTGCCGAGCAGGACGGTCACCAATCGGATAAGGAAATGATCAAGTTGCTGCTGGACGCGCAGGAACAGCTGTCCGCGACCCTGTCGGGGCTTGAGCATGTCTCGTCTGAAAACGGTGATACGCTGACCGAGGATCTGGCCATCGAGCGGGGTCGCGTACACGAAAAATTCGCCTGGATGCTGCGCTCGCATCTGGCGTGA
- a CDS encoding cold-shock protein: MPTGTVKWFNTTKGYGFIAPDEGGNDVFVHISAVERSGLTGLADNQKVSYELSEGRDGRQMAGDLALL, encoded by the coding sequence ATGCCAACTGGCACCGTGAAGTGGTTCAACACCACAAAAGGATATGGCTTTATCGCACCGGATGAAGGCGGAAACGACGTTTTTGTACATATTTCAGCTGTGGAACGGTCGGGGCTGACGGGTTTGGCTGACAACCAGAAGGTCAGCTACGAACTGTCAGAGGGGCGCGACGGGCGTCAAATGGCGGGCGATCTGGCGCTGCTCTGA
- a CDS encoding ArsC/Spx/MgsR family protein, giving the protein MKIYGLKTCDTCRKALKALPQAEFVDVRKDGVPADVMAQAQATFGDALTNTRSTTWRGLDATARALPQLEVLTAHPSLMKRPLIVTGTHMYLGWDAATRDALGIEG; this is encoded by the coding sequence ATGAAAATTTACGGTCTGAAAACATGCGATACCTGTCGCAAGGCACTCAAGGCGTTGCCGCAGGCAGAGTTTGTTGACGTGCGCAAGGATGGCGTGCCAGCGGATGTGATGGCGCAGGCACAGGCGACCTTTGGAGATGCATTGACCAACACCCGCAGCACCACATGGCGCGGACTGGATGCAACAGCGCGGGCTTTGCCGCAGCTTGAAGTTCTGACCGCGCATCCATCGCTGATGAAGCGCCCGCTGATCGTGACAGGCACCCACATGTATCTGGGCTGGGACGCGGCCACGCGCGATGCACTTGGTATTGAGGGGTAG
- a CDS encoding DoxX family membrane protein, with amino-acid sequence MIQQYSRLTALLERADWLLPTLARVVFAGVLLFYFWVSAMTKFGDGIGGLIWLSDTAYVQIFPKAVEALDYDASQLGVGHKLIAVMGTWAEFLLPLLITLGLLTRLSALGMIGFVLIQSFVDITGHVVGAKTTGMWFDHISDAAIVDQRALWLLLLMILVVKGAGPVSADAALLSLRRSKM; translated from the coding sequence ATGATTCAGCAATACTCCCGTCTGACCGCACTGCTGGAACGCGCTGACTGGCTGCTGCCAACACTGGCCCGTGTGGTCTTTGCCGGTGTGTTGCTGTTCTACTTCTGGGTGTCGGCGATGACCAAGTTCGGCGACGGAATTGGCGGTCTGATCTGGCTGTCAGACACCGCCTATGTGCAGATATTCCCCAAGGCTGTCGAGGCTCTGGACTATGACGCCTCGCAACTGGGCGTGGGGCATAAACTGATTGCGGTAATGGGCACCTGGGCCGAGTTTCTGTTGCCGCTGCTGATCACGCTGGGCCTGCTGACCCGGCTAAGCGCGCTTGGCATGATCGGCTTTGTTCTGATCCAAAGCTTTGTGGATATTACTGGCCATGTGGTTGGCGCGAAAACCACTGGCATGTGGTTCGACCATATCTCGGATGCGGCCATTGTCGATCAGCGCGCCCTGTGGCTGCTGTTGCTGATGATACTGGTAGTCAAGGGCGCAGGGCCGGTGAGCGCTGATGCGGCTCTTTTGTCCCTGCGCCGTTCAAAAATGTGA
- a CDS encoding DNA-binding domain-containing protein, whose translation MKPFVTALLDPAQTAPDGLHDGHGAEAGKRFDVYRNNVMQSLTDVMRAGFPVVRKLIGPQNFDIVAGAFIRAQPPTLPIMQRYGAGFDAFLAEVPQLAHLGYLGDVARLEQALRLSYHAADSTAVDAARLGDLTPEQLGATQLGFAPTVHLIPSVWPLHDIWRFNTEEAAPKPQPVAQHVLVTRAEYDPSPHPLSPAQGAWVAALMEGARLDTAQDAALAADPDCDIAAPMALLFAQNAVSRLTTKDTL comes from the coding sequence ATGAAACCGTTTGTCACCGCCTTGCTGGACCCGGCACAAACCGCCCCTGACGGGTTGCACGACGGGCACGGGGCGGAAGCGGGCAAACGCTTTGACGTTTACCGCAACAATGTCATGCAATCGCTGACCGATGTGATGCGCGCGGGTTTTCCGGTGGTGCGCAAACTGATCGGGCCGCAGAATTTCGACATTGTCGCCGGGGCCTTCATCCGCGCTCAGCCGCCGACCCTGCCGATCATGCAACGCTATGGCGCGGGCTTTGACGCCTTTCTGGCCGAGGTGCCACAGCTGGCGCATCTGGGCTATCTGGGCGATGTGGCCCGGCTGGAACAGGCGCTGCGTCTGTCCTATCACGCCGCCGACAGCACAGCGGTGGACGCCGCACGGCTGGGTGATCTGACGCCCGAACAGCTTGGCGCAACGCAGCTTGGCTTTGCGCCCACGGTGCATCTGATCCCTTCGGTCTGGCCGCTGCATGACATCTGGCGTTTCAACACCGAAGAGGCCGCCCCCAAGCCACAGCCCGTCGCCCAGCACGTTCTGGTCACCCGCGCCGAATATGATCCCTCACCCCACCCGCTGTCGCCTGCTCAGGGCGCCTGGGTCGCGGCCCTGATGGAGGGCGCCAGGCTGGACACCGCGCAGGATGCGGCCCTTGCGGCGGACCCTGACTGTGACATCGCCGCGCCGATGGCGCTGTTGTTTGCACAAAACGCCGTAAGCAGGCTGACCACGAAAGACACCCTATGA
- a CDS encoding DUF692 domain-containing protein — MLDARHITNTLPCAPGVGFKPAHFQGLSDDPGPVRWIEVHAENYMGDGGRQIAQLRALSEQFATSVHGVGLSIGGAQDLDTAHLARVKHLCDWLQPASFSEHLAWSTHGAEYLNDLLPLPYTDATLDHVAAHINQVQDTLGRQMLLENPSSYLAFEDSTWSETAFLAELVRRTGCGLLLDVNNVFISATNLGTSAENYIDAYPLDAVGEMHVGGHAEDTDEHGATLLIDSHGTAVVDPVWTLLDYVLKRTGPKPVLVEWDNDVPDWPTLRSEACRAADALATV; from the coding sequence ATGCTGGACGCACGCCACATCACCAACACCTTGCCCTGTGCCCCCGGCGTCGGCTTCAAGCCCGCGCATTTTCAGGGGCTGAGCGATGATCCCGGCCCGGTACGCTGGATCGAGGTCCATGCCGAGAACTACATGGGCGACGGTGGCCGCCAGATCGCGCAATTGCGTGCACTGTCCGAGCAATTCGCCACATCGGTGCACGGTGTGGGCCTGAGCATTGGCGGCGCGCAGGATCTGGACACCGCGCATCTGGCGCGGGTGAAACACCTGTGCGACTGGCTGCAACCCGCCAGTTTTTCGGAACATCTGGCATGGTCGACCCACGGGGCCGAATACCTGAACGATCTGCTGCCGCTGCCCTATACCGATGCAACGCTGGACCATGTGGCCGCCCACATCAATCAGGTGCAGGACACGTTGGGCCGTCAGATGTTGCTGGAAAACCCGTCCAGCTATCTGGCCTTTGAAGACAGCACATGGTCCGAGACTGCCTTTCTGGCCGAACTGGTGCGGCGTACCGGCTGCGGGCTGCTGCTGGATGTGAACAACGTGTTCATCTCGGCCACCAACCTTGGCACCAGCGCAGAAAACTACATCGACGCCTACCCGCTGGACGCCGTGGGCGAAATGCATGTGGGCGGCCACGCCGAAGACACTGACGAACACGGCGCAACGCTGTTGATCGACAGCCATGGCACCGCGGTTGTCGATCCGGTCTGGACTTTGCTGGACTATGTGCTGAAACGGACGGGGCCAAAGCCCGTGCTGGTGGAATGGGACAACGACGTGCCGGACTGGCCAACGTTGCGCAGCGAAGCCTGCCGCGCCGCAGATGCGCTGGCGACCGTATGA
- a CDS encoding DUF2282 domain-containing protein: MSNTLKTAALMGAVAAAMAAQTSGVSAASKEKCYGVSLAGENSCKAGEGTTCAGTSTVDYQGNAWTLVNSGTCVDMELPAMADGTPRTGSLEALDRDLPSA; encoded by the coding sequence ATGTCCAATACACTCAAGACCGCCGCTCTGATGGGCGCTGTGGCCGCAGCGATGGCCGCGCAAACCAGTGGTGTCAGCGCTGCGTCCAAAGAAAAATGCTATGGCGTTTCGCTGGCCGGTGAAAACTCGTGCAAGGCGGGCGAAGGCACCACCTGTGCCGGCACGTCGACTGTCGATTACCAAGGCAACGCATGGACGCTGGTCAATTCAGGCACCTGCGTTGACATGGAACTGCCTGCGATGGCCGATGGCACCCCGCGCACCGGCTCGCTGGAAGCGCTGGACCGCGACCTGCCCTCTGCCTGA